Proteins found in one Sphingomonas sp. SORGH_AS_0879 genomic segment:
- a CDS encoding DUF3089 domain-containing protein codes for MARKFLYVVAALIVLTIAAAFAYRLFGNQLLRWSTVPSESFREQAAPPAELYKRRVMWLARPDLPGNPALWTPTSYTPGQPGQGAAVFFIHPTSYINKAHWNAPIDDPDTNARAELFLRGQASAFNGAGDIWAPRYRQATFGAFLTSVADAERALDLAYRDVDAAFTAFLAQVDPKRPLILAGHSQGALHLSRLLTDRVAKDAGLKRRIVAAYVVGWPISMTADLPAMGLPACERADQTGCILSWQSFGEPADPSLILDVFDKTNGYTGAPRKDSAMLCTNPLTGMPDGEAPVTANLGTLFPSADLKTAAIVAGKVPAKCEGRGILTIGEGPNVGPYVLPGNNYHVYDYSLFWANVRADAERRLKAFR; via the coding sequence TTGGCGCGCAAATTCCTTTATGTCGTGGCGGCGCTCATCGTGCTGACGATCGCGGCGGCCTTTGCCTATCGGCTGTTCGGCAACCAGTTGCTCCGCTGGTCGACGGTGCCGTCCGAGTCGTTCCGCGAACAGGCCGCGCCCCCGGCCGAGCTGTACAAGCGGCGCGTGATGTGGCTGGCGCGGCCCGACCTGCCCGGCAATCCCGCGCTGTGGACCCCGACCAGCTATACGCCCGGCCAGCCCGGCCAGGGGGCGGCGGTCTTCTTCATCCACCCGACCTCCTACATCAACAAGGCGCATTGGAACGCGCCGATCGACGATCCCGACACCAATGCCCGCGCCGAACTGTTCCTGCGCGGCCAGGCGAGCGCGTTCAACGGGGCGGGCGACATCTGGGCGCCGCGCTATCGCCAGGCGACGTTCGGCGCGTTCCTGACCAGCGTGGCGGACGCCGAGCGCGCGCTCGACCTGGCGTATCGCGACGTGGATGCGGCCTTCACCGCCTTTCTGGCGCAGGTCGATCCCAAACGCCCGCTGATCCTGGCCGGGCACAGCCAGGGCGCGCTGCACCTGTCGCGGCTGCTGACCGACCGGGTGGCCAAGGACGCCGGCCTCAAGCGGCGGATCGTCGCGGCCTATGTCGTCGGCTGGCCGATCTCGATGACCGCCGACCTGCCCGCCATGGGGCTCCCCGCCTGCGAGCGCGCGGACCAGACCGGCTGCATCCTCAGTTGGCAGAGCTTCGGCGAGCCCGCCGACCCGTCGCTGATCCTCGACGTGTTCGACAAGACCAACGGCTATACCGGCGCGCCCCGTAAGGACAGCGCGATGCTGTGCACCAACCCGCTGACCGGCATGCCGGACGGCGAGGCCCCCGTGACCGCCAATCTGGGCACGCTCTTCCCCTCCGCCGATCTCAAGACGGCCGCGATCGTCGCGGGCAAGGTCCCCGCCAAATGCGAAGGTCGCGGTATCCTGACCATCGGCGAAGGACCCAATGTCGGGCCCTATGTGCTGCCCGGCAACAATTACCACGTCTATGACTATAGCCTGTTCTGGGCGAATGTCCGCGCCGATGCGGAACGCCGTTTGAAAGCCTTTCGATGA
- the gatC gene encoding Asp-tRNA(Asn)/Glu-tRNA(Gln) amidotransferase subunit GatC yields MSVDTATVKKIASLARIAITEEDATRLAPELGNILGWIEQLGEVDTQGVEPMTAVIPNQLRLRDDVVNDGGIRDLLMQNAPQAEHGFFTVPKVIE; encoded by the coding sequence ATGTCCGTAGATACCGCAACCGTGAAGAAGATCGCGAGCCTGGCCCGCATCGCGATCACCGAGGAGGACGCGACGCGCCTCGCCCCCGAACTCGGCAACATCCTGGGCTGGATCGAGCAACTGGGCGAGGTCGACACCCAAGGGGTCGAGCCGATGACCGCGGTGATCCCGAACCAGCTTCGCCTGCGCGACGACGTCGTCAATGACGGCGGCATCCGCGACCTCCTCATGCAGAATGCGCCGCAGGCCGAACATGGCTTCTTCACGGTGCCCAAGGTGATCGAATAA
- the gatA gene encoding Asp-tRNA(Asn)/Glu-tRNA(Gln) amidotransferase subunit GatA, whose translation MTDLTTLGIAAIRDGVRDGQFKAREVAEAFNAKVAGARALNAFLVETPEHALAAADAADAARAAGETLKPLAGVPIGMKDLFATKGVATTAASKILEGFVPPYESTVSQNLWNAGAGMLGKLNLDQFAMGSSNETSAFGNVISPWRRPNDTAALAPGGSSGGSSTAVSAGLAPGATGTDTGGSIRQPAAFTGISGIKPTYGRCSRWGTIAFASSLDQAGPMARDVRDCAIMLEAMAGFDAKDATSLKLDVPNWEAALSADLKGKRVGVPKEYRVDGMPAEIESLWQQGIDWLRDAGAEIVEVSLPHTKYALPAYYIIAPAEASSNLARYDGVRYGLRDLPEGAGLQDMYAATRAAGFGDEVKRRILIGTYVLSAGFYDAYYTQAQKVRTLIARDFERAFGECDVLLTPTAPSAAFALGEKQADPLAMYLNDVFTVPASLAGLPAMSVPGGLDKDGLPLGLQIIGKPLDEQGVLNAGLAIEHRAGFTARPQAWW comes from the coding sequence ATGACCGACCTGACAACGCTCGGCATCGCCGCCATCCGCGACGGCGTGCGCGACGGCCAGTTCAAGGCGCGCGAAGTCGCCGAGGCCTTCAATGCCAAGGTCGCGGGCGCGCGGGCGCTCAACGCTTTCCTGGTCGAGACGCCCGAGCACGCGCTCGCCGCCGCCGACGCGGCGGACGCGGCGCGTGCGGCGGGTGAAACCCTCAAGCCGCTGGCGGGCGTGCCGATCGGCATGAAGGACCTGTTCGCGACCAAGGGCGTTGCGACCACCGCCGCCAGCAAGATTCTGGAAGGCTTCGTGCCGCCCTACGAATCGACGGTTTCGCAGAATCTGTGGAACGCCGGTGCGGGGATGCTCGGCAAGCTGAACCTCGACCAGTTCGCCATGGGCTCGTCCAACGAGACGAGCGCGTTCGGCAATGTCATCTCGCCCTGGCGGCGTCCGAACGACACGGCGGCGCTCGCCCCCGGCGGGTCGTCGGGCGGTTCCTCGACGGCGGTGTCGGCGGGGCTGGCTCCCGGCGCGACCGGCACAGACACGGGCGGCTCGATCCGCCAGCCCGCCGCCTTTACCGGCATTTCGGGCATCAAGCCGACCTATGGCCGCTGCTCGCGCTGGGGCACGATCGCCTTCGCCTCCTCGCTCGACCAGGCGGGGCCGATGGCGCGCGACGTGCGCGACTGCGCGATCATGCTGGAGGCGATGGCGGGCTTCGACGCCAAGGACGCGACCTCGCTCAAGCTCGACGTGCCGAACTGGGAAGCCGCGCTGTCGGCGGACCTGAAGGGCAAGCGCGTCGGTGTGCCCAAGGAATATCGCGTCGACGGCATGCCCGCCGAGATCGAGTCGCTGTGGCAGCAGGGCATCGACTGGCTGCGCGATGCGGGGGCGGAGATCGTCGAGGTTTCGCTTCCCCACACCAAATACGCGCTTCCGGCCTATTACATCATCGCGCCCGCCGAGGCGTCGTCCAACCTCGCCCGCTATGACGGCGTGCGCTACGGCCTGCGCGACCTGCCCGAAGGGGCGGGGTTGCAGGACATGTACGCCGCGACCCGCGCCGCCGGGTTCGGCGACGAGGTGAAGCGCCGCATCCTGATCGGCACCTATGTCCTGTCGGCGGGCTTTTACGACGCCTATTACACCCAGGCGCAGAAGGTCCGCACGCTGATCGCCCGCGATTTCGAGCGGGCGTTCGGTGAGTGTGACGTGCTCCTCACCCCGACCGCGCCCTCGGCGGCGTTCGCGCTGGGCGAGAAGCAGGCCGATCCGCTGGCCATGTACCTCAACGACGTGTTCACGGTCCCCGCCTCGCTGGCCGGGTTGCCCGCCATGTCGGTGCCGGGCGGGCTGGACAAGGACGGGTTGCCGCTCGGCCTCCAGATCATCGGCAAGCCGCTGGACGAGCAGGGCGTTCTCAACGCCGGGCTCGCCATCGAGCATCGCGCGGGCTTCACCGCCCGTCCGCAGGCCTGGTGGTAA
- the gatB gene encoding Asp-tRNA(Asn)/Glu-tRNA(Gln) amidotransferase subunit GatB, with protein sequence MSEYRIQGATGEWEVVIGLEVHAQVTTNAKLFSGAATAFGAEPNTQVSLVDAAMPGMLPVPNMECIRQAVRTGMAIDAQINTWSRFDRKNYFYADLPQGYQISQLYHPLVGEGAIEISLDEKDPDGPTKSIGVERIHVEQDAGKLMHDQHPTRSYVDLNRSGVALMEIVSRPDMRSPAEAGAYLRKLRAILRYVGSCDGNMEEGSMRADVNVSVRKPGAEFGTRTETKNVNSVRFVMAAIEYEAKRQVAVLEDGGKIVQETRLFNVESGTTRSMRSKEDAHDYRYFPDPDLLPLELTDAFLEECRASLPELPDAKRRRYEALGLTPYNAGVLTAEVETARWFDGLLEALEGTSAKPAQAANWVAAELFGALNRLGKDITESPVSPAQAAELLALVADGTLSGSLSKQVFEIMLETGDGPNKIVEERGLKQTSDTAAIEAVIAEVLEKNPNQLGQYRGGKEALFGFFVGQTMKAMGGKANPAVVNDLLKKALAG encoded by the coding sequence ATGAGCGAATATCGCATCCAGGGCGCGACGGGGGAATGGGAGGTCGTGATCGGCCTGGAAGTCCACGCCCAGGTCACCACCAACGCCAAGCTGTTCTCCGGCGCGGCGACCGCGTTCGGTGCGGAGCCCAACACGCAGGTGTCGCTGGTCGATGCCGCGATGCCCGGCATGCTGCCCGTACCCAACATGGAATGTATCCGCCAGGCGGTGCGAACCGGCATGGCGATCGACGCGCAGATCAACACATGGTCGCGCTTCGACCGGAAGAATTATTTCTACGCCGATCTGCCGCAGGGCTATCAGATCAGCCAGCTCTACCACCCGCTGGTGGGTGAGGGCGCGATCGAGATCAGCCTGGACGAGAAGGACCCCGACGGCCCCACCAAGTCGATCGGCGTCGAGCGTATCCATGTCGAGCAGGATGCGGGCAAGCTGATGCACGATCAGCATCCGACGCGCTCCTATGTCGATCTCAACCGCTCGGGCGTGGCGCTGATGGAGATCGTCAGCCGCCCCGACATGCGTTCGCCCGCCGAAGCCGGGGCTTATCTGCGCAAGCTGCGCGCGATCCTGCGCTATGTCGGGTCGTGCGACGGCAATATGGAAGAAGGCTCGATGCGCGCCGACGTGAACGTGTCGGTGCGCAAGCCCGGCGCCGAGTTCGGCACGCGGACCGAGACGAAGAACGTCAACTCGGTCCGCTTCGTGATGGCCGCGATCGAATATGAGGCCAAGCGCCAGGTCGCGGTGCTGGAGGATGGCGGCAAGATCGTCCAGGAAACGCGCCTCTTCAACGTCGAGAGCGGCACCACGCGGTCGATGCGGTCGAAGGAGGATGCGCATGATTACCGCTACTTCCCCGATCCCGACCTGTTGCCGCTGGAACTGACCGACGCCTTTCTCGAGGAATGCCGCGCCAGCCTGCCCGAACTGCCCGATGCCAAGCGGCGGCGGTACGAAGCGCTGGGCCTGACACCCTATAATGCGGGCGTCCTGACCGCCGAGGTCGAGACGGCGCGCTGGTTCGACGGTCTGCTGGAGGCGCTTGAGGGCACCAGCGCCAAGCCCGCACAGGCGGCCAATTGGGTGGCGGCGGAACTGTTCGGCGCGCTGAACCGGCTGGGCAAGGACATCACCGAGAGCCCGGTGTCGCCCGCGCAGGCGGCCGAACTGCTGGCGCTGGTCGCGGACGGCACGTTGTCGGGGAGCCTGTCGAAGCAGGTGTTCGAGATCATGCTGGAAACCGGCGACGGTCCGAACAAGATCGTCGAGGAGCGCGGGCTCAAGCAGACCAGCGATACGGCTGCGATCGAGGCGGTGATCGCCGAGGTTCTGGAGAAGAACCCCAACCAGCTCGGCCAGTATCGCGGCGGCAAGGAAGCGTTGTTCGGCTTCTTCGTCGGTCAGACGATGAAGGCGATGGGCGGCAAGGCCAATCCGGCGGTGGTCAACGACCTGTTGAAGAAGGCATTGGCGGGCTGA